Proteins encoded together in one Telopea speciosissima isolate NSW1024214 ecotype Mountain lineage chromosome 4, Tspe_v1, whole genome shotgun sequence window:
- the LOC122657790 gene encoding monothiol glutaredoxin-S2-like, whose product MERLSMLSKQKPVVIFSKSSCCMSHTLKTLICNYGASPLVHELDEDPNGRELERSLMRLGCNPVVPVVFIGVQLVGGANEVMERQMNGTLKSTLIRPNAIWV is encoded by the coding sequence ATGGAGAGACTATCGATGTTGTCCAAACAAAAGCCAGTGGTGATCTTCAGCAAGAGCTCTTGTTGCATGAGCCACACTCTCAAGACTCTCATCTGCAACTATGGCGCCAGCCCTTTGGTCCATGAGCTTGATGAGGACCCAAATGGACGGGAATTGGAGAGATCACTCATGAGGCTAGGATGTAATCCAGTCGTTCCGGTTGTGTTCATAGGCGTACAATTAGTTGGGGGAGCGAATGAAGTCATGGAGCGTCAAATGAATGGTACTCTCAAAAGTACGCTCATCCGACCAAATGCAATATGGGTTTAA